One segment of Yersinia kristensenii DNA contains the following:
- a CDS encoding DinI-like family protein, giving the protein MRVELIYDKRNVAGLTNANEMIKAELTKRVHQVFPDAEVKVKPMQANGINTDATKQEKSVLNRLVEEMFDEADQWLVSEF; this is encoded by the coding sequence ATGCGAGTTGAATTAATTTATGACAAACGGAATGTCGCCGGCCTGACGAATGCCAATGAAATGATTAAAGCGGAGCTGACCAAACGGGTGCATCAGGTGTTTCCAGATGCCGAGGTCAAGGTTAAACCGATGCAAGCCAACGGTATTAATACTGATGCGACTAAACAAGAGAAATCGGTGCTCAATCGTTTGGTAGAAGAGATGTTTGATGAAGCAGATCAATGGTTAGTGAGTGAGTTTTAA